From a region of the Armatimonadota bacterium genome:
- a CDS encoding copper resistance protein CopC, translated as MRRAVICLLWLLFGLGVEPAQAQVRCLSSFPVPGASYRVAPDRVVLWMSEPVDPQLSSFLVASREGRRFEGPVRVSADGRRVEVALRPLEPGVYLVIYRAASLVGGHVSTGFFLFGVREPVPTPEASWRVLAPRWAGVVLSVLAAGLGNAALALAAVAAAGAEWIQASTGLLQTSFPALWRAGFLWPLLGGTPAGWGLLLSAPVAAVWLVPRRGLAFLFRAAASVGIGFTAALVALAGGPLEFLGSSHAAVLFLMAAVYAVGGLVALAVIGTVGVRLPEPRWSDPVLGGLLLASSALRLAGSPEGLVGAWAALGVAALAIRIGRRPEVQDRVRTR; from the coding sequence GTGAGAAGGGCGGTCATCTGCCTCCTTTGGCTCCTTTTCGGGCTCGGGGTAGAGCCAGCTCAAGCCCAGGTGCGGTGCCTGAGCTCCTTCCCCGTGCCCGGAGCCTCCTACCGGGTGGCCCCGGATCGGGTGGTCCTCTGGATGAGCGAACCCGTGGACCCCCAGCTGAGTTCCTTCCTGGTGGCCTCCCGGGAGGGCCGGAGGTTCGAGGGGCCGGTGCGGGTCTCCGCGGACGGACGGAGGGTGGAAGTGGCCCTGCGGCCGCTTGAGCCCGGGGTCTACCTCGTGATCTACCGGGCCGCCTCCCTCGTAGGCGGTCACGTGAGCACGGGGTTTTTCCTGTTCGGGGTAAGGGAACCGGTTCCCACGCCGGAGGCCTCTTGGCGCGTGCTCGCGCCCCGGTGGGCCGGGGTCGTCCTCTCGGTCCTGGCCGCGGGCTTGGGGAACGCTGCCCTGGCCCTGGCGGCCGTGGCGGCTGCCGGGGCGGAGTGGATCCAAGCCTCCACTGGGCTCCTGCAGACCTCCTTTCCCGCCCTGTGGCGGGCAGGCTTCCTCTGGCCACTCCTCGGCGGGACTCCCGCGGGGTGGGGCCTGCTGCTGTCCGCTCCCGTGGCCGCGGTGTGGCTCGTGCCCCGGCGCGGACTCGCTTTCCTTTTTCGGGCCGCGGCCTCCGTGGGGATCGGATTCACCGCGGCCCTGGTGGCCCTGGCCGGTGGCCCCCTCGAGTTTCTGGGTTCCTCCCATGCGGCGGTGCTCTTCCTCATGGCGGCGGTGTACGCGGTGGGGGGGCTTGTGGCCCTGGCGGTGATCGGTACCGTGGGCGTACGGCTTCCGGAACCCCGGTGGTCCGATCCGGTGCTCGGAGGACTGCTGCTGGCGAGCTCTGCCCTGCGCCTTGCGGGTTCCCCCGAGGGACTCGTGGGGGCCTGGGCCGCCCTGGGAGTGGCCGCGCTCGCGATCCGCATCGGGCGAAGACCTGAGGTCCAAGATCGGGTTCGGACCCGATAG
- a CDS encoding cupredoxin domain-containing protein, whose product MRKAAVLGAVGLVLVLAIGGLGGTAPQPIKVVAKEFSFEPKEIKVKAGQPVKLLLENKGVIEHDIVIEKLNAKTQPLKPGKSAEVSFTPKAKGRYLIYCSVPGHKEAGMTGTLVVE is encoded by the coding sequence ATGCGGAAGGCGGCGGTCCTAGGGGCCGTGGGGCTCGTGCTGGTCCTTGCCATCGGCGGGCTTGGGGGGACAGCCCCCCAGCCGATCAAGGTGGTGGCCAAGGAGTTCAGTTTCGAGCCCAAGGAGATCAAGGTGAAGGCCGGGCAGCCCGTGAAGCTCCTGCTGGAAAATAAAGGGGTCATCGAGCACGACATCGTGATCGAGAAGCTCAACGCGAAGACCCAGCCCCTCAAGCCCGGCAAGAGCGCGGAGGTGAGCTTCACCCCCAAGGCGAAGGGCCGCTACCTCATCTACTGCAGCGTGCCCGGCCACAAGGAGGCCGGGATGACGGGGACCCTGGTGGTGGAGTGA
- a CDS encoding vitamin K epoxide reductase family protein yields MGAGTGRSGNRLPVWPLGLLAAAGFLLSGYLWFGTGGAELRFCPAGSGCQVVQSSRYASLLGVPLPVYGLVYYGVLLVVSGWGTDPGRRWQLALVVSAAGSAASLVFLGVQRFLLETFCALCVLSALLSFAVLGLSWKYGRAGVRWPALAVPAVAALAFVVGGYAIAERQVAATAYAEGLARHLAASGAKFYGAYWCPHCAEQKRMFGEAARYLPYVECDPRSPEGNPRACEAAGVRAYPTWIIRGRRYEGVIPLEELARLSGYPPP; encoded by the coding sequence ATGGGGGCGGGCACCGGTAGGTCCGGGAATCGTCTCCCCGTCTGGCCCCTCGGGCTGCTGGCCGCGGCGGGGTTTCTGCTGAGCGGGTACCTGTGGTTCGGCACCGGCGGGGCAGAGCTCCGGTTCTGCCCCGCCGGCAGCGGCTGTCAGGTGGTCCAATCCAGCCGCTACGCGTCCCTGCTGGGTGTGCCGCTCCCCGTGTACGGGCTGGTGTACTACGGAGTCCTCCTGGTGGTCTCCGGGTGGGGGACGGATCCCGGACGCCGCTGGCAGCTGGCGCTGGTGGTCTCCGCGGCGGGGTCCGCGGCGTCCCTGGTCTTCCTGGGCGTCCAGAGGTTCCTGCTGGAGACCTTCTGCGCCCTGTGCGTGCTGTCCGCCCTGCTGTCCTTCGCCGTCCTTGGATTAAGCTGGAAGTACGGGCGCGCGGGGGTGCGCTGGCCGGCCCTGGCGGTGCCCGCCGTGGCGGCTCTGGCCTTCGTCGTGGGCGGCTACGCCATTGCCGAGCGACAGGTGGCCGCCACCGCGTACGCGGAGGGGCTCGCGAGGCACCTGGCGGCCTCCGGAGCCAAGTTCTACGGGGCGTACTGGTGCCCGCACTGCGCGGAGCAGAAGCGCATGTTCGGGGAGGCGGCCCGCTACCTGCCCTACGTGGAGTGCGATCCCCGCTCGCCGGAAGGAAACCCCCGGGCATGTGAGGCCGCGGGCGTGCGGGCCTACCCCACCTGGATCATCCGGGGTCGCAGGTACGAGGGGGTGATCCCTCTGGAGGAACTGGCGCGGCTGTCGGGGTATCCGCCGCCGTGA
- a CDS encoding copper chaperone PCu(A)C produces MRTGMLLAALILALGLAQAATSAIEVEHPWARPGTRGGNSAVYMEIHNRSSQLDRLVAAEAEVAEAVELHRTRTEGGMHRMEKVESIEVPGGAKVELKPGGYHIMLIRLTRPLRVGERFPLKLRFARAGDLGIQVPVRQEEGSDHGGGHR; encoded by the coding sequence ATGCGCACGGGAATGCTTCTGGCGGCTTTGATCCTGGCGTTGGGGCTTGCCCAGGCTGCGACCTCCGCCATCGAGGTGGAGCATCCCTGGGCCCGTCCGGGAACCCGAGGCGGGAACAGCGCGGTCTACATGGAGATCCACAACCGGTCCTCCCAGCTGGACCGGCTGGTGGCCGCGGAGGCGGAAGTGGCGGAGGCGGTGGAGCTGCACCGCACCCGCACGGAGGGCGGGATGCACCGCATGGAGAAGGTGGAGTCCATCGAGGTCCCCGGGGGGGCAAAGGTGGAACTCAAGCCTGGCGGCTACCACATCATGCTCATCCGGCTCACCCGGCCTCTCCGGGTGGGAGAGCGGTTTCCCCTCAAGCTGCGGTTTGCGCGGGCGGGGGACCTCGGGATCCAAGTGCCCGTGCGCCAGGAGGAGGGGTCCGACCATGGGGGCGGGCACCGGTAG
- a CDS encoding multicopper oxidase domain-containing protein codes for MAVRRLLVVGLVGLVVAGLLFAGPRAAAQPKKFELVATRKTLVVDEGVVWRAFTWNGRVPGPLLVVEEGDIVEITVRNTDSITHGLSIHAANTQTSLVVGNIPAGQSRTLRFRADFPGVYMYHCAPGGHGILAHTMGGMFGMVVVEPKRTRYRLEEELGRPPDLRVYVIQHEVYASGKDFADGRALYVMFNGYNFRYVNQPIQARPGDYVRFYYLNVGPNLVGSFHAVGGIWEYAYAGGNPSNVSRGLQTTIAAPTDSWVIEWRVPAEGSFLLVTHAFGTQAMKGAVGVLSAKKDAPRVGVVRPEGPNLPLPTKPKRVVDPFGVGSSDLDVPVRARPGEAAFVRMVGNSYWPKILEVPVGTQVTWVNEDVFDLLEGERTGMHNVTALRGPTQLASPLLKHADRFTFRMTRPGEYEYICAVHPYMRARLRVYRLDAEELGRR; via the coding sequence GTGGCGGTGCGGCGGCTGCTGGTGGTCGGCCTGGTGGGGCTCGTGGTGGCAGGGTTGCTGTTCGCGGGCCCGCGGGCGGCTGCCCAACCGAAGAAGTTCGAGCTGGTGGCCACCCGCAAAACCCTCGTGGTGGACGAAGGGGTCGTGTGGCGGGCCTTCACGTGGAACGGCCGCGTGCCCGGGCCGCTCCTCGTGGTGGAGGAGGGCGACATCGTGGAGATCACCGTGCGGAACACCGACAGCATCACGCACGGGCTGTCCATCCACGCGGCCAACACCCAGACCTCCCTGGTGGTGGGCAACATCCCCGCTGGCCAGAGCCGGACCCTGCGTTTCCGGGCGGACTTTCCCGGTGTGTACATGTACCACTGCGCGCCGGGCGGCCACGGGATCCTGGCCCACACCATGGGCGGGATGTTCGGGATGGTGGTGGTGGAGCCCAAGCGCACCAGGTACCGGCTCGAGGAGGAGCTCGGCCGGCCTCCGGACCTCCGGGTGTACGTGATCCAGCACGAGGTGTACGCGAGCGGCAAGGACTTCGCGGACGGCCGGGCCCTGTACGTGATGTTCAACGGTTACAATTTCCGGTACGTCAACCAGCCCATCCAGGCGCGGCCCGGCGACTACGTGCGGTTCTACTACCTGAACGTGGGCCCCAACCTCGTAGGAAGCTTCCACGCGGTGGGCGGCATCTGGGAGTACGCGTACGCGGGCGGCAACCCCAGCAACGTGAGCCGCGGCCTGCAGACCACCATCGCCGCGCCCACGGACTCCTGGGTGATCGAGTGGCGGGTGCCCGCGGAAGGGTCCTTCCTCCTGGTCACCCACGCGTTCGGCACCCAGGCCATGAAGGGCGCGGTGGGGGTGCTCAGTGCCAAGAAGGACGCGCCGCGGGTGGGCGTGGTCCGGCCGGAGGGCCCGAACCTTCCGCTTCCCACCAAGCCCAAGCGGGTGGTGGACCCCTTCGGCGTGGGCTCCTCGGACCTGGACGTGCCGGTCCGCGCCCGTCCGGGCGAGGCGGCGTTCGTCCGCATGGTGGGCAACAGCTACTGGCCGAAGATCCTGGAGGTGCCGGTGGGTACCCAGGTGACGTGGGTGAACGAGGACGTCTTCGACCTCCTGGAGGGCGAGCGCACGGGCATGCACAACGTCACCGCCCTGCGCGGCCCCACGCAGCTGGCCTCGCCGCTGCTCAAGCACGCGGACCGGTTCACCTTCCGGATGACCCGGCCGGGGGAGTACGAGTACATCTGCGCGGTGCACCCGTACATGCGGGCGCGCCTGCGGGTATACCGGCTGGACGCGGAGGAGCTGGGGCGTCGCTGA